A genomic segment from Propionibacteriaceae bacterium ZF39 encodes:
- a CDS encoding alpha/beta hydrolase: MAFTIPDRLVPPLLRAARFNHVFISEENAAEHVANMAARPAAYGPPSWFRDDVTVVAGRRAGWPIYRIAPKEREPRGCVVYAHGGGWVNEIHAEHWRLIGAIAARAGVTVVVPIYPLIPFGTADVVIGEMVDLVRECRAEFGTVLLAGDSAGGQISLSTALELRDRHDETLPLTTLISPALDLSWSNPEIPEVQPDDPWLARPGGQYFSEIWRGDLPVTDQRVSPVMGDLRGLGRLLVYAGTYDILAPDARLLIQRARDARVEFDFYEAAGQVHVYPFIPTSTGRKARRTLIDRLGGVCRGEPG, encoded by the coding sequence GTGGCTTTCACGATTCCCGACCGGCTCGTGCCCCCGCTGCTGCGGGCTGCGCGGTTCAACCATGTCTTCATCTCCGAGGAGAATGCGGCCGAACATGTGGCGAACATGGCCGCGCGCCCTGCGGCGTACGGCCCGCCGTCCTGGTTCCGCGACGATGTCACCGTCGTCGCGGGCCGTCGGGCCGGATGGCCGATCTATCGGATCGCCCCGAAGGAGCGCGAGCCCCGCGGCTGCGTGGTCTATGCCCATGGAGGCGGCTGGGTCAACGAGATCCACGCCGAGCACTGGCGCCTGATCGGTGCGATCGCCGCCCGGGCCGGGGTCACGGTGGTGGTGCCGATCTATCCGCTGATCCCGTTCGGGACGGCCGACGTCGTGATCGGCGAGATGGTCGACCTGGTGCGCGAGTGCCGCGCCGAGTTCGGGACCGTGCTGCTGGCCGGTGACTCGGCGGGCGGCCAGATCTCGCTGTCGACGGCGCTGGAGTTGCGGGATCGCCATGACGAGACGCTGCCGCTCACCACTCTCATCTCTCCGGCTCTCGACCTGAGCTGGAGCAACCCGGAAATCCCGGAGGTCCAGCCCGACGACCCGTGGCTCGCGAGGCCGGGCGGACAGTACTTCTCCGAGATCTGGCGCGGCGACCTGCCGGTGACCGATCAGCGGGTCAGTCCGGTGATGGGCGATCTGCGGGGGCTCGGGCGGCTGCTCGTGTACGCCGGGACCTACGACATCCTTGCCCCCGACGCCCGGCTCCTGATCCAACGGGCCCGGGACGCGCGCGTGGAGTTCGACTTCTATGAGGCCGCCGGGCAGGTGCACGTCTATCCGTTCATCCCGACGAGCACGGGACGGAAGGCGCGGCGTACGCTGATTGATCG
- a CDS encoding nitronate monooxygenase, which produces MPTLFDLTKPIVVAPMAGGPSTPELVIAAAQAGALGFLPGGYRSVADLMDQIAETRSSAGLFGVNLFVPEDDPGDLDAVRAYRDELRPLAEQLGAPDLPDPTPDDDAFESKVEALLDDPVPFVSFTFGCPDPALVRRLRDRGTTVLATVTCVDDAGRAEAADVDALIVQGPEAGGHRATFACASEPGMTSLGQLVTEIKLASELPLVAAGGLGSSVMVTSALRIADAVQVGTAFLLADEAGTSAAHRAALVDPAFTETAVTRAFSGRPARGLRNRFMDEYGSTAPPAYPGVNQVTTPIRRAAAAAGDLQHVHLWAGTAWQEARPGPATEIVDRLLG; this is translated from the coding sequence ATGCCGACCCTCTTCGACCTCACCAAACCGATCGTGGTCGCGCCCATGGCTGGCGGTCCCTCGACACCCGAACTCGTCATCGCTGCCGCCCAAGCCGGAGCCCTCGGATTCCTGCCCGGGGGCTATCGCTCCGTGGCCGACCTCATGGACCAGATCGCCGAGACCCGCTCGTCCGCCGGACTGTTCGGGGTCAACTTGTTCGTCCCCGAGGACGACCCGGGTGACCTGGACGCGGTCCGGGCCTACCGCGACGAACTCCGGCCGCTCGCCGAGCAACTGGGCGCACCCGACCTCCCCGATCCCACCCCCGACGACGATGCCTTCGAGTCGAAGGTCGAGGCGCTGCTCGACGACCCGGTGCCGTTCGTATCGTTCACGTTCGGTTGCCCGGACCCCGCGCTGGTACGCCGGCTCCGCGACCGCGGCACGACCGTTCTCGCAACAGTGACCTGCGTCGACGACGCGGGCCGGGCCGAGGCCGCGGACGTCGACGCGCTCATCGTCCAGGGTCCCGAGGCGGGCGGGCATCGGGCCACCTTCGCCTGCGCCTCCGAGCCCGGGATGACCTCCCTCGGGCAGCTCGTCACGGAGATCAAGCTCGCCAGCGAACTCCCGCTGGTCGCCGCCGGTGGCCTGGGTTCGTCGGTCATGGTCACTTCTGCACTCCGGATCGCCGATGCGGTCCAGGTGGGCACCGCCTTCCTGTTGGCCGACGAAGCCGGCACGTCCGCCGCTCACCGGGCCGCCCTCGTCGACCCGGCCTTCACCGAGACCGCGGTGACACGCGCCTTCTCGGGTCGCCCGGCCCGTGGGCTCCGCAACCGGTTCATGGACGAATACGGATCCACCGCCCCACCGGCGTACCCGGGTGTCAACCAGGTCACCACCCCCATCCGCCGGGCCGCCGCGGCCGCAGGCGACCTGCAGCACGTCCATCTGTGGGCCGGCACGGCCTGGCAGGAGGCCCGGCCGGGACCTGCCACCGAGATCGTGGATCGACTGCTCGGATAA
- a CDS encoding ABC-F family ATP-binding cassette domain-containing protein, with protein MPAPSILLDNLGFDWPSGARALAGLTAVFGPGRTGLIGANGSGKSTLLRLIVGKLQPTRGTITTIGDVDYLPQNLTLRTTDRVVDLLGVRSRLEALRAIEAGRVDPELFDSVGDDWDIEARARAVLDQIGLDGIGLDRPIGQLSGGETMLAALAGHRLGGAPIVLLDEPTNNLDREARGRFAEAVQEWRGALVVVSHDTELLEVMDDTAELYAGELTVFGGPFSAYREHLMREQEAAEQALRTAEQTLRAEERQRREAEVKLARRQRYARTDYLNKRRPKIIMNTRKSQAENSAGKLRDGLDARVDTARADVEARERRVRNEAGVRIDLPDPRVPAGRRLAEVHHADGVEVIQGPERIALTGRNGVGKTRLLETLFGAEVRGDAYAVGLTSRIGYLPQRLDGLVDAETVLENVRAAAPRVVPGTIRGQLARFGLRGAEVDRPVGSMSGGERFRVAIARLLLADPAHQLLVLDEPTNNLDFDTRAALVDALGSYRGGLLVVSHDPEFLGEIGIDVWLEMTEPDRLSPASPLSPG; from the coding sequence ATGCCTGCACCCAGCATTCTTCTCGACAATCTCGGATTTGATTGGCCCAGTGGGGCCCGCGCCCTGGCAGGTCTCACGGCGGTGTTCGGCCCTGGCCGCACCGGACTGATCGGGGCCAACGGCAGCGGCAAATCCACGTTGCTCCGTCTCATCGTCGGGAAACTCCAGCCCACCCGGGGCACCATCACGACCATCGGCGACGTCGACTACCTTCCCCAGAATTTGACGCTCCGCACCACCGATCGGGTGGTCGACCTGCTCGGTGTGAGATCTCGGCTGGAGGCACTGCGGGCCATCGAGGCCGGCCGCGTTGACCCCGAACTCTTCGACAGCGTCGGCGACGACTGGGATATCGAGGCCCGCGCCCGAGCCGTGCTCGACCAGATCGGCCTGGACGGAATCGGACTCGACCGGCCGATCGGGCAGTTGTCCGGCGGCGAAACCATGCTGGCCGCACTGGCCGGGCACCGGCTGGGTGGTGCGCCGATCGTGCTGCTCGACGAACCCACCAACAACCTGGATCGCGAGGCCCGGGGACGCTTCGCCGAGGCGGTGCAGGAATGGCGCGGGGCACTGGTCGTGGTCAGCCACGACACGGAACTGTTGGAGGTCATGGACGACACGGCGGAGCTGTATGCGGGTGAGCTGACCGTTTTCGGTGGGCCGTTCAGTGCCTATCGCGAACACCTGATGCGCGAGCAGGAAGCGGCCGAACAGGCGCTGCGCACGGCAGAGCAGACGCTGCGCGCGGAGGAGCGCCAGCGGCGCGAGGCCGAGGTCAAACTTGCCCGGCGGCAGCGATATGCCCGCACCGACTATCTCAACAAGCGCCGGCCCAAGATCATCATGAACACCCGGAAGTCCCAGGCCGAGAACTCCGCGGGCAAGCTCCGCGACGGACTGGACGCCCGCGTGGACACGGCCCGCGCGGACGTCGAGGCCCGGGAGCGCCGGGTACGCAACGAAGCGGGCGTACGCATCGATCTGCCCGATCCGCGAGTGCCTGCAGGCCGGCGGTTGGCAGAAGTGCATCACGCCGATGGGGTCGAGGTGATCCAGGGACCCGAACGGATCGCGCTGACCGGGCGCAACGGGGTCGGGAAGACGCGGCTGTTGGAGACGTTGTTCGGGGCCGAGGTGCGCGGAGACGCATACGCGGTTGGGCTGACATCACGGATCGGTTATCTGCCCCAGCGCCTGGACGGGCTGGTGGACGCCGAAACGGTGCTGGAGAACGTCCGCGCGGCGGCGCCGAGGGTCGTACCCGGCACGATCCGTGGGCAGCTGGCGCGGTTCGGGCTGCGTGGGGCCGAGGTCGATCGGCCGGTGGGGAGCATGTCGGGCGGCGAGAGGTTCCGCGTCGCGATCGCACGGTTGCTGCTCGCCGACCCGGCGCACCAGCTGCTGGTGCTCGACGAGCCGACCAACAACCTCGACTTTGACACTCGGGCGGCACTCGTCGATGCCCTCGGGTCCTATCGCGGTGGTCTGCTCGTGGTCAGCCACGATCCCGAGTTTCTCGGGGAGATCGGCATCGACGTGTGGCTCGAGATGACCGAGCCGGACCGGCTCAGCCCAGCGTCTCCTCTGTCGCCAGGATGA
- a CDS encoding aminotransferase class I/II-fold pyridoxal phosphate-dependent enzyme, with amino-acid sequence MDVNAIDRQALAAATDRAREAYAEFEAAGLKLDITRGKPSAEQLDLSEPMLTALQPGDHTASGVDVRNYGPPAPGLTELREIFAPLVGVPVDQLVARDNASLALMHQCVAMSFFHALPGGRDAWGGKPVKFLAPAPGYDRHFAVSVELGVELITVPMTDDGPDMAVVEELVRSDDSVKGMWCVPKYSNPTGATYSDETVRRLGAMETAADDFRIYWDNAYAVHHLTDEPAELADILEACAAAGNPDRAFVFASTSKVTFAGGGVSFFGSSPANVEWYLARDFVRAIGPDKVNQLRHVRFFGDTAGVEAHMRKHAEIIAPKFEAVRNALDHDLGPLGIAEWTDPKGGYFVSLDLVPGTAKRVVELAKAVGVALTPAGATYPYGNDPDDANLRIAPTLPPLAEVERAMKVLTTCVILATEETLG; translated from the coding sequence ATGGATGTGAACGCGATCGATCGTCAGGCCCTGGCGGCCGCAACGGACCGGGCCCGGGAGGCGTACGCCGAGTTCGAAGCCGCCGGGCTGAAGCTCGACATCACCCGGGGCAAACCCTCGGCGGAGCAGCTCGATCTGTCCGAACCCATGCTCACGGCTCTGCAGCCCGGTGATCACACGGCTTCGGGCGTGGACGTCCGCAACTATGGGCCGCCCGCCCCGGGCCTGACCGAGCTGCGGGAAATCTTCGCGCCACTCGTGGGCGTCCCCGTCGATCAGTTGGTGGCCCGCGACAATGCCAGCCTCGCGCTGATGCACCAGTGCGTGGCGATGTCGTTCTTCCACGCCCTGCCCGGCGGGCGGGATGCCTGGGGCGGGAAGCCGGTGAAGTTCCTCGCACCAGCGCCCGGCTATGACCGGCATTTCGCCGTTTCGGTCGAGCTGGGCGTGGAATTGATCACCGTCCCGATGACCGATGACGGGCCCGACATGGCTGTGGTCGAGGAGCTCGTGCGCAGCGACGACAGCGTCAAGGGCATGTGGTGCGTACCCAAATATTCCAACCCGACCGGCGCCACGTATTCCGACGAGACCGTACGCCGGCTCGGCGCGATGGAGACGGCCGCGGATGACTTCCGGATCTATTGGGACAACGCGTACGCGGTGCACCATCTGACCGACGAGCCGGCCGAGCTCGCCGACATCCTCGAAGCCTGTGCCGCGGCCGGCAACCCTGACCGGGCATTTGTGTTCGCCTCCACGTCGAAGGTGACGTTCGCCGGAGGCGGGGTGTCGTTCTTCGGCTCATCGCCGGCCAACGTGGAGTGGTATCTCGCGCGCGACTTCGTCCGCGCCATCGGTCCCGACAAGGTGAATCAGCTCCGCCACGTCCGGTTCTTCGGTGACACCGCCGGTGTCGAGGCCCACATGCGGAAGCATGCGGAGATCATCGCGCCCAAGTTCGAGGCCGTCCGGAACGCACTCGACCACGACCTCGGCCCCCTCGGCATCGCGGAGTGGACCGACCCGAAGGGTGGCTATTTCGTGTCGCTCGACCTCGTGCCCGGCACCGCCAAGCGGGTGGTCGAGCTGGCCAAGGCCGTCGGGGTGGCACTCACGCCGGCGGGCGCGACCTATCCCTATGGCAACGACCCGGATGACGCCAACCTCCGCATCGCCCCAACCCTGCCGCCCCTGGCCGAGGTCGAGCGGGCGATGAAGGTGCTGACGACCTGCGTCATCCTGGCGACAGAGGAGACGCTGGGCTGA
- a CDS encoding type 1 glutamine amidotransferase domain-containing protein has protein sequence MAKKKSTSPKRVLVVVTSTAEYDQAGYRTGLWLGELTHFYDVVTEAGHEVVIASVTGGRVPLDPVSLGALVLKQGGTDDRYEDRAFMDLLAETPSLSEVADQKFDAIYLAGGHGTMFDFPDNADLARIIERTDAEGGVVSAVCHGPAGFIGVGRADGAPFLKGRKVTGFSWAEEKLAGRAKVVPFRLHQRLKEEGASYSKAIRPMASKVVVDGRLVTGQNPSSAADVAEKVVALLGKR, from the coding sequence ATGGCCAAGAAGAAGAGCACCAGCCCCAAGAGGGTCCTCGTCGTCGTGACGAGCACCGCCGAATACGATCAGGCCGGCTACCGGACCGGGCTGTGGCTCGGCGAGTTGACCCACTTCTACGATGTCGTCACCGAGGCTGGGCACGAGGTCGTCATTGCGTCCGTGACCGGCGGCCGGGTGCCGTTGGACCCGGTCAGCCTCGGTGCTCTCGTGCTCAAGCAGGGCGGCACCGACGATCGCTACGAGGACCGCGCCTTCATGGACCTGCTCGCCGAGACCCCGAGCCTGAGCGAGGTGGCGGATCAGAAGTTCGACGCCATTTATCTCGCCGGGGGGCACGGCACGATGTTCGACTTCCCGGACAACGCCGACCTCGCGCGGATCATCGAACGGACCGACGCCGAGGGTGGGGTCGTGTCTGCGGTCTGTCACGGACCGGCGGGCTTCATCGGCGTAGGTCGTGCGGACGGGGCGCCTTTCCTCAAGGGCAGGAAAGTGACTGGCTTCAGCTGGGCCGAGGAAAAGCTCGCCGGCCGCGCGAAGGTCGTCCCGTTCCGGCTCCACCAGCGGCTCAAGGAGGAGGGCGCGTCCTATTCGAAGGCGATTCGACCGATGGCCTCGAAGGTCGTCGTCGACGGGCGCCTCGTCACCGGGCAGAACCCGTCGAGCGCCGCGGATGTCGCCGAGAAGGTCGTCGCGCTGCTCGGCAAGCGATAG
- a CDS encoding RidA family protein — MSHTIVNPADLHNPVPFGYSHTAQVPGGAELVFVAGQYGSDAEGNVVSAEFADQVHQAFANVEAALAAHDLDFSHVVQLRTYVVGIDFEKLGVIGQAVGGRRGATPPTQTVIGIAGLAMPDILFEVEAVACR; from the coding sequence ATGTCGCACACCATCGTCAATCCCGCCGATCTGCACAATCCGGTTCCCTTCGGCTACAGCCACACGGCTCAGGTTCCTGGCGGCGCCGAGTTGGTGTTCGTGGCCGGCCAATACGGCTCGGACGCCGAGGGCAACGTCGTCTCCGCGGAGTTCGCCGATCAGGTCCACCAGGCCTTCGCCAATGTCGAGGCCGCTCTGGCGGCGCACGACCTGGACTTCTCCCACGTCGTCCAGCTCCGGACCTATGTGGTCGGCATCGACTTCGAGAAGCTCGGGGTCATCGGCCAGGCGGTGGGCGGCCGCCGCGGTGCCACGCCCCCGACACAGACCGTCATCGGCATCGCAGGCCTGGCCATGCCCGACATCCTGTTCGAGGTGGAAGCAGTGGCGTGCCGGTGA
- a CDS encoding HTH domain-containing protein: protein MRASRLVELLVRLQLHGGASATELAEALEVSVRTIYRDVEALSAAGVPVWTETGRNGGIRIDPAYRIAGLPRLDPDEARGVLFAAVPAIGSSSSRRTGSSRPTAYRRWPTFPAPSGTRARRC from the coding sequence ATGCGCGCCAGCCGATTGGTCGAGTTGCTCGTGCGGCTCCAGCTGCACGGCGGCGCGTCCGCGACCGAGCTCGCCGAGGCGCTCGAGGTCTCGGTTCGCACGATCTATCGGGACGTCGAAGCGCTCAGCGCTGCGGGCGTACCCGTCTGGACCGAAACCGGCCGCAATGGTGGCATCCGGATCGACCCGGCGTACCGGATCGCAGGTCTCCCCCGGCTCGATCCTGACGAGGCGCGCGGTGTGCTGTTCGCCGCGGTCCCGGCGATCGGATCCTCATCGAGCCGACGCACTGGTTCATCCCGCCCGACGGCATACCGGCGCTGGCCGACGTTTCCCGCGCCGTCTGGGACTCGCGCGAGGCGGTGCTGA
- a CDS encoding WYL domain-containing protein, which translates to MLTYRGDEIRVQLLGLILKGDKWYALGRAGLDPNRRLRLFRLSRVEAITVLDHRFDRPPDFDLAREWAAHRAAFLASIPEYFVHVRISPSVEPLLPTLGEARTTVPLPSDTERDEQGWALLRLRFDHPESALRHLLGLGTGVEVLAPPDLRERLATEIGRMGEVYADSRRGSHEPGPPRLEP; encoded by the coding sequence GTGCTGACCTATCGCGGGGACGAGATACGCGTGCAGTTGCTGGGTCTGATCCTCAAGGGCGACAAGTGGTACGCCCTGGGGCGCGCGGGGCTGGACCCGAACCGCAGGTTGCGGTTGTTCCGACTGTCGCGGGTCGAGGCCATCACCGTGCTCGACCATCGGTTCGATCGGCCGCCGGACTTCGACCTGGCCCGCGAATGGGCTGCGCACCGGGCGGCATTCCTCGCCTCGATCCCCGAATACTTCGTGCACGTCCGCATCTCGCCGAGTGTCGAGCCGCTCCTCCCCACACTCGGCGAGGCTCGCACGACCGTGCCCCTGCCGTCCGACACCGAGCGCGACGAGCAGGGCTGGGCGCTGCTGCGGCTGCGGTTCGATCACCCGGAGTCGGCCCTCCGTCATCTGCTCGGCCTGGGCACCGGGGTCGAGGTGCTCGCCCCTCCTGACCTGCGCGAACGCCTGGCCACCGAGATCGGCCGCATGGGTGAGGTCTACGCCGATTCCCGCCGCGGAAGCCACGAACCCGGGCCGCCTAGATTGGAGCCATGA
- a CDS encoding AAA family ATPase: MTQKSGFGFYRPGAPASAGAPGSGTPAAPQPEPETAEPAYLSADAEIDLAHDDVATKVNETLARLDNELIGLASVKQRVREIASLLLVDRARERFGLSTSKPTLHMSFTGGPGTGKTTVAMRMAEILHTLGYLRNAKVHAVTRDDLVGQFIGHTAPKTKEAIAKAAGGVLFIDEAYYLFRAENERDYGQEAIEILLTEMENERGSLVVIFAGYADRMGDLFAANPGLSSRVPHHIEFADYAHDELMEIAELMVEKENFVFDEPAREAFDEYLTLRREKPNFSNARSVRNAIERTRLRQARRLVALDRPITKADLMTLTADDIRGSSHFG, from the coding sequence GTGACCCAGAAATCCGGCTTCGGTTTCTATCGGCCCGGCGCTCCTGCTTCGGCAGGGGCGCCGGGTTCGGGTACGCCGGCAGCTCCGCAGCCCGAGCCCGAAACCGCCGAGCCGGCGTACCTCTCCGCCGACGCCGAGATCGACCTGGCCCACGACGACGTCGCGACGAAGGTCAACGAGACGCTCGCGCGACTGGACAATGAGCTGATCGGGCTCGCCTCGGTGAAGCAGCGCGTACGCGAGATCGCGTCGCTGTTGCTCGTCGACCGGGCGCGCGAGCGGTTCGGTCTGTCGACGTCGAAGCCGACGCTGCACATGTCGTTCACCGGTGGCCCGGGCACGGGCAAGACCACCGTCGCGATGCGGATGGCGGAAATCCTGCACACGCTGGGCTACCTCCGGAACGCCAAGGTCCACGCCGTCACCCGCGACGATCTGGTCGGTCAGTTCATCGGCCACACCGCGCCGAAGACCAAGGAGGCCATCGCCAAGGCGGCCGGGGGCGTGCTGTTCATCGACGAGGCCTACTACCTGTTCCGGGCCGAGAACGAGCGCGACTATGGGCAGGAGGCCATCGAGATCCTGCTCACGGAGATGGAGAACGAGCGTGGTTCGCTGGTGGTGATCTTCGCCGGGTACGCCGACCGCATGGGCGACCTCTTCGCCGCCAACCCGGGCCTGTCCTCGCGGGTGCCGCATCACATCGAGTTCGCTGACTATGCCCACGACGAACTGATGGAGATCGCCGAGCTGATGGTGGAGAAGGAGAACTTCGTGTTCGACGAGCCGGCGCGGGAGGCGTTCGATGAATATCTCACCCTGCGCAGGGAGAAGCCCAACTTCTCCAACGCCCGGAGCGTCCGCAACGCCATCGAGCGGACCCGGCTGCGCCAGGCCCGGCGGCTGGTCGCCCTCGACCGGCCCATCACCAAGGCTGATCTCATGACCCTGACCGCCGACGACATCCGCGGCAGCAGCCACTTCGGGTGA
- a CDS encoding ribulose bisphosphate carboxylase small subunit, producing the protein MILRHGTFAHLPDLTDEEIALQVKYALDNEWPVSVEYTDDPHPRNVYWEMWGLPLFDLDEPDGVMAEINECRAAFPNHYVRVNAYDASLGRQTTALSFLVQRPANEPGFILARTELGGRAQNYGVQSYATTRPSDARYGSNGNGSNGNGNGSHA; encoded by the coding sequence ATGATCCTGCGTCACGGCACCTTCGCCCACCTGCCCGACCTGACCGACGAGGAGATCGCGCTCCAGGTCAAGTACGCCCTCGACAACGAGTGGCCCGTGTCGGTCGAATACACCGACGACCCCCATCCGCGGAACGTCTATTGGGAGATGTGGGGCCTGCCCCTGTTCGACCTGGACGAGCCGGACGGTGTGATGGCCGAGATCAACGAATGCCGCGCGGCGTTCCCGAACCATTATGTTCGCGTCAATGCCTATGATGCCTCGCTCGGCCGCCAGACCACGGCGCTGTCGTTTCTCGTGCAGCGCCCGGCCAACGAGCCCGGCTTCATCCTCGCCCGCACCGAGCTCGGTGGGCGCGCCCAGAACTACGGCGTCCAGTCGTACGCCACCACCAGGCCCTCCGACGCCCGTTATGGCTCCAACGGGAACGGGTCGAACGGCAACGGCAACGGGTCGCACGCGTGA
- a CDS encoding form I ribulose bisphosphate carboxylase large subunit, which produces MANTESGPGRWDPGVQSYAGMGYWNPDYVPKDTDVLAVFRVTPQDGVDPIEAAAAVAGESSTATWTVVWTDRLTANSHYQAKAYKCEEVPGRPGEYFAYIAYDIDLFEEASIANLTSSIIGNVFGFKPLKALRLEDMRIPVAYVKTFQGPAHGIVMEREHLNKYGRPILGATVKPKLGLSARNYGRVIYEACKGGLDFTKDDENINSQPFMRWRDRFLFSMEGVNKAMAETGEIKGHYLNITAGTMEEMYERAEFARDLGSVIVMIDLTIGYTAIQSMANWCRKNGVLLHLHRAGHSTYTRQKTHGVSFRVISKWVRLMGVDHVHAGTVVGKLEGDPATTRGFYDTLRLDHVPTNPANGIFFDQDWASMPGVMPVASGGIHAGQMHQLIDLFGDDVILQFGGGTIGHPLGIAAGAEANRVACEVMVKARNEGRDFLNEGPDILKAAAKWNRPLDVALTTWGDITFDYTSTDAPDVAPLATASV; this is translated from the coding sequence ATGGCGAACACCGAATCGGGACCGGGCCGCTGGGATCCGGGAGTCCAGAGCTATGCGGGCATGGGCTACTGGAATCCGGACTATGTGCCGAAGGACACCGACGTGCTCGCGGTTTTCCGCGTCACCCCGCAGGACGGCGTCGACCCGATCGAGGCGGCGGCCGCCGTCGCCGGTGAGTCGTCGACCGCCACCTGGACCGTGGTCTGGACCGACCGATTGACGGCCAACTCGCACTATCAGGCGAAGGCCTACAAGTGCGAGGAAGTCCCGGGTCGCCCGGGCGAATACTTCGCGTACATCGCCTATGACATCGACCTGTTCGAGGAGGCGTCGATCGCCAACCTCACGTCGTCGATCATCGGCAACGTGTTCGGCTTCAAGCCGCTCAAGGCACTGCGCCTGGAGGACATGCGCATCCCGGTGGCCTATGTGAAGACCTTCCAGGGCCCGGCCCATGGCATCGTGATGGAGCGGGAGCACCTCAACAAATACGGTCGCCCGATCCTCGGCGCCACCGTCAAGCCCAAGCTCGGCCTGTCGGCCCGCAACTATGGCCGCGTGATCTATGAGGCCTGCAAGGGCGGCCTCGACTTCACCAAGGACGACGAGAACATCAACTCTCAGCCGTTCATGCGCTGGCGCGATCGCTTCCTCTTCTCCATGGAGGGCGTCAACAAGGCGATGGCTGAGACGGGCGAGATCAAGGGGCACTACCTCAACATCACCGCCGGGACCATGGAGGAGATGTATGAGCGCGCCGAGTTCGCCCGCGACCTCGGCTCCGTCATCGTGATGATCGACCTGACCATCGGCTACACGGCGATCCAGTCGATGGCGAACTGGTGTCGCAAGAACGGCGTACTCCTCCATCTCCACCGCGCCGGCCACTCCACCTATACGCGCCAGAAGACCCATGGCGTGAGCTTCCGGGTGATTTCCAAGTGGGTACGCCTCATGGGCGTCGACCATGTCCACGCCGGCACGGTCGTCGGCAAGCTCGAGGGCGATCCCGCCACCACGCGAGGCTTCTATGACACCCTGCGCCTCGACCATGTGCCGACCAACCCCGCCAACGGCATCTTCTTCGACCAGGACTGGGCGAGCATGCCGGGCGTCATGCCCGTCGCGTCCGGTGGCATCCATGCCGGCCAGATGCACCAGCTCATCGACCTGTTCGGCGACGACGTGATCCTGCAGTTCGGTGGCGGCACCATCGGTCACCCGCTCGGCATCGCCGCCGGCGCCGAGGCCAACCGCGTCGCCTGCGAGGTCATGGTCAAGGCCCGTAACGAGGGTCGCGACTTCCTCAACGAGGGCCCGGACATCCTCAAGGCCGCCGCCAAGTGGAACCGCCCGCTCGACGTCGCGCTCACGACCTGGGGCGACATCACCTTCGACTACACGTCCACCGACGCCCCCGACGTCGCGCCGCTCGCGACCGCCAGCGTCTGA